Proteins from one Mycobacterium sp. EPa45 genomic window:
- a CDS encoding ribonuclease Z — translation MRELVVLGTASQVPTRYRNHNGYLLRWDDEGLLFDPGEGTQRQMTLAGVPVSAVNRLCLTHFHGDHCLGVPGVIQRASLDQIDHPLVAHFPASGRAYFDRLRHASVFYDRVDVRQEPVEGDGTVAVGAFGVLEARALEHSTDVFGYRLVEPDGRRFVPELLSRFGISGPDVGELDRTGSLRVGDRAVDVAEVSEPRRGQRFALVMDTRLCDGVYALADRADLLVIEATFLTEDEDLAHLYGHLTARQAAAVAAECGVRTLVLTHFSKRYTDAADRYADEAAAVFSGDIVVAEDLMRVPVPPRA, via the coding sequence ATGCGTGAGTTGGTTGTGCTCGGCACCGCCAGCCAGGTGCCGACGCGCTACCGCAACCACAACGGCTACCTGCTGCGCTGGGATGACGAGGGCCTGCTCTTCGATCCCGGCGAAGGCACCCAGCGCCAGATGACGCTGGCCGGGGTCCCCGTCAGTGCGGTGAACCGGTTGTGCCTCACGCACTTTCACGGCGACCACTGCCTCGGGGTGCCCGGTGTCATCCAGCGGGCGTCGCTGGACCAGATCGACCATCCGCTCGTCGCGCACTTTCCGGCGTCTGGCCGCGCGTACTTCGACCGGCTGCGACACGCCTCGGTGTTCTACGACCGGGTCGACGTGCGCCAGGAGCCGGTCGAGGGCGACGGGACGGTTGCTGTCGGCGCGTTCGGGGTCCTGGAGGCGCGTGCGCTCGAGCACTCGACCGATGTGTTCGGCTACCGGCTGGTCGAGCCCGACGGCCGGCGATTCGTGCCGGAGTTGTTGTCCCGCTTCGGGATCAGCGGGCCCGATGTCGGCGAGCTGGATCGGACCGGATCCCTGCGGGTGGGGGACCGGGCGGTCGACGTGGCGGAGGTCAGTGAGCCGCGACGCGGGCAGCGGTTCGCCTTGGTGATGGACACCCGGCTCTGCGACGGGGTGTACGCACTGGCCGATCGTGCCGACCTGTTGGTGATCGAGGCGACCTTCCTGACCGAGGACGAGGATCTGGCGCACCTGTACGGGCACCTGACGGCTCGGCAGGCGGCTGCGGTCGCCGCGGAGTGTGGGGTGCGCACACTGGTGCTCACGCACTTCTCAAAGCGCTACACCGACGCCGCCGATCGGTACGCGGACGAGGCCGCCGCGGTGTTCTCCGGCGACATTGTGGTAGCCGAGGATCTGATGCGGGTGCCGGTGCCGCCGCGTGCTTAG